The genomic region TTTCTCACAAAAAGGACCAGGATGGCGTGGTAAGTGCTGTTGAAGATTTAGCTAACCTGGAAAAACAGCTCTCTCACTCTCTAGAGGAGCTCCCTAAAAGGAAGACCCCCTCCCCAAATTCTTCATCTTTAACTCCAGCCTTTGAAGACCCCTCAGTGAAAGCAAGATCCTCCTTGTTTCTGCTCTtattgcaaaacaaaaacaaagacaggaCATTGGAAAGGACTATCATAAAGTAAAGGTCTTAAGGCACCTTTTTCCTCCCAATTCTCAATGATGGAGCTCTGAGGAGCTATAGGGCctctttcccctttctccctcttcaCCGGTTTGAGAAACATTTCTCTAGATTGGGAGTGAATCTCTCTGGTCCTAATTCATGCAGTAGACACACTTCTGGTGCTCAACCCACTACCATAAAACCTCCCCTGCCTTGAGCAGTAAAATCATCCAAACAGTGGGAATCTCCAGTGAACCCCAAGAGATTCTTGCATCTGAACCTACTCCCTCTGTTTAGACCTCTGAGGTGCTCACCCTTTCTCCATTGATCCTTCACCCTTCTGGATTTATCAGGTTGAGACTCCTTAAAGAAGTATCATGCTGTCCTATCTTTCTCCCAAAGGGGAAAATAATTCTAGAATTTGACAGCAGCCAACCAAGTGAATTAAATGACCCTCTGACATCTTTTCTTTGTTCCATCCCTGACAAAGCTAAAGCTGAACCTGGAAACACTGATCAATTATCTCTACAGAATCAGCTACCCTCCTTACGGGCAAAATCTCCAACTGGTAAGTCACAGTACACCTCCCACCAAAATCCAGTGAACTTCCCTGgtactccagtggttaagacttcatcttccaatgcaagagatgcagctttaatccccagtcagggagctGGAATCCCACACGcctcaacagtcaaaaaaataaaccatgaaacggaagcaatgttgtaacaaattcattaaagacttttagggcctccctggtggctaggggtaaagaatccacctgccgatgtaggagacactggttcgatccctgatctgggaagatctcacatgctggggagcaactaagcacaagagTCATAagcactgagcctgtgttctgcaacaagagaaggccgctcaatgagaagccagtgccccacagctagagaagcccccactcaccacaactggagaaaagcccacgcagcagtgaagacccagcacagccaaataaataaagttaaaacatatataaagactttaaaaactcaGATCTCTCAAAATCGCTTTTCAGAATTAATATCCTGTAAGTAAGATCttcagtgcttcccaggtggcacattcgatccctaggttgggaaggttccccaggaggagggcacggcaacccactccagtattcttgcctggagaatcccttggacacaggagcctggtgggctatggcgcatagagttgcagagagttggacacaactcaagaaccttggcatgcacacacaagaaGTCCTTCAAGGCTTAAAGACCATCAGAAGATTACAAGGCTCAAAGCCCTTGTAACACTCCCTGATAACACTGCCATTTTGGCACTGAGGATGAAGGTCTGTCCCGGGTCTTCAAGGGATAAACAGACCTGCTGAACTTTGACTCTGTTATTCCTAATGGTCATATGTTGTGGGCGTCCTTTCCGACCATAAGTAAATTCTTTACTGTAATTGATTTATGAGTATAATGTTtaatggactttcctggtggctcagctagaaTTGGTTTCATTCAGAGCCCAATTCCAGTTCACTACAGgagttaaggggcttcccaggtggcgctaatggcaaaaaacctgcctgctgatgcaggagatataagagatgcgagttcgatccctaggtctggaagatcccctggaggaggaaagggcaacccactccagtactcttgacagaagaatcctatggacagaggagcctcgtgggctacagtccatggggtcccaaagagtcagacatgactgaagttgggcagcatgcacgcatgcaagaACCTAAGAGTTAAAAGCAATGAAACCCTCAGGAGGCCCCTTCCACTTGGGAGGTGCCTACAGGTTTGGAATTCATTCCAGCCTCCAGAGACTCGCTCTCTTGCCCTCAAACAGACCCAGAGCTGGACTGATCTATTCCGTCCTGGATTCCCTATAATTTGGAGCGTTTTGTTTGAACCCTAGCCAGGAGCCTGAGGTTTCCTACCTCATCAGACTCTGAATCAGAGACATCTGATGATCCTGGGGGAAATGATTCCCTCCAGAAAGACCTACTAATACtactactgagtccaagctcgctctgctCACCACATGAGAGGCCAGTGAATTGGAGACAAGCCTGCGGAGGCAAGGGATAcagctttattcagaaagcccGCTGACCAAGAGGATGGCAGACTTAAGTGTAAAAATAACCCTCTTATTGGAGTCTGGAAGCCAGGATCTTTTACAGATCAGagactggggcagggggaggtgagGAGACAAAGTAAAAAGgtcattaatcttgcaaatatctcctagaatggcaagcctcaggcaggggatgtgttaatttcttccttcctgtagccATCCACAAGTGGACAGAGTCCTGAACAAGGGCTCTTCAGTTTTAACAGTTAGGCAGAGGGGCAagttctctgaggcaggccattatgtatgatcataataacaaaagtaacgaaaagcaagtcaaagagaCAGTCCCAACCTGGAATCAGAATTAGCTTTTCCCTGCAACAATATTGGATGTGGCTCCCCTTAGCCAGTCCCAGAGCTCACCTGGGGGCAGGTGGCAGCCAGGGAAGCTGTCTCATAGAGTCCTTAATCTCTTTCTAGAgctcagctttgttctttcttatcGGAAGAGCAAAATGTCACAGCCCCTCCCAGGGAAAATTTCTACCAGGTGCAATaagcatgtgtgcgtgctaagtcactacaatcttgtccgactctttgcgaccccgtggactgtagcccatgaggcttctctgtccatgggatttttcaggcaaggatactggagtgggttgccatgcacttctccaggggatcctcccgatccagggatcgaatctgggtctcctgcattgaggacagattctttactgattgagccacaGATATTAATAAATTTCCATCCCCACCTATTTGTTAGGCCTGGAGAGCACCAGGAATATTAACCTGGGCCCTTTGTGCAACTGCAAACAGGCGGAACCCGAATAACTTCCAGCCGCTGTCCTCCTAGACCTGCTAGGCAAAGCCCCATCACCCCAAGTGCATCAGACTAGCAGGGGGAGCCGTGGAGTTGGAAACTCGGCCACCCTGATCTTGGTcaacatggtaacccactccagtattcttgcctgggaaatgccatggacagaggagcctcacgggttacagtccatggggtctcagagagttggacacgactgaagtgactgagcacgcaggcaaGTGATGAAGAGTAGTAATTCTGATACATGCCCTGGAGTGCCTTGCTCCCTGGTATGCAGGGTGgtgtggtttaatcactaagtcgtgtctgactcttgttgaaggaggaaacagaacaggttCTATCTTGAGAGCGGGACttcatcttgggccggactgtggactttgagctatatgcccactatctatggaaacaacataccaactAGAAAACCAGGCCCcaggaaggaagagccccagggctccccatcccctaaaagaataccctaattatctgtataaccgaatagaatcatacttTCTATTATGCTTGTTGGGGTATGACCACTATTggtaattgtccactgttaactacctaggcttaaggcatatgaatcaagagttaactttgattgtatctttctttttctttgttcagactaatttcagggaatttggggaggtgggtttgggcacatacACTTAGAGtgtataaggttttcacaaaaactggttggggtccttggctaagaggagactctgccttgcacccgccggtgtaataaactgcactccactatctgcaatGTCCTTCTAAGTGAGTTTGTTTCTcaaacgcgtggctacaacattaTGACCCCagggacggtagcccgccagtctcctctgtccatgggattctccaggcaagatactggagtgtgttgccatttctttctccaggggatcttcccgacccaggaatcaaacccagatctcctgcattgcaggcagattctttacctactgagctatgagggaagcccccggTACCAGAACAGGTTCCAAAGGACAGGATGTAGAGCCAGGAGAGGTGGCAGCAGGTCCCGGCTTCCCAAGTGCCTTGGGTTgttcattgccttctctggactgcAGCATCTCTCTGAAAGATGGGTAAATGAGCACCATCTCCCAAGACTGCCAAGCTGCGATAAGAGAAGGTCTGAGGTTCCTCttctgcatgcacacacacacacacacacttctgtcaGGACTTCCTCTTGCTTCACAGGGCTATTGGTTCCTTGAAAGAGGGAACTTAGACATCAGACAATCCCAGAAAAGAGCTTGGCCCTTCCCATTGCCTCTACTGTGCCCACCTGATGAAAAtaattgactccttggaaaagaccctgatgctgggaaagactgagggcaggaggagaaggggacaagacaagatgagatggttggatggcattaccaactcgatggccatgagtttgagcaacctcaaagagatggtgaaggacagggaagcctggtgtgctgcagtccatggggtgcaaaatcagacacgactgagtgactaacagtttcacgtTCACTTTAGGAGGCTAAAGCTTTCTTTTACAAACAAGAGGCATGGGATGTGGGGTGGTCTGTCTCTGGGAAAGGCCCTTAGGGTCTTGGTCAATGTCAGCTCCACACCTGGAAGAACTGAGGACCTCTAGGGTCTGGACTAGGTCCCAGTCACTGGGTTCTCAGTCCCAGCACTGTTGACTTTGGGGCTGGATGATTTCTGTCACAGGAGTAGGGGCTGGGTGTGGAGTATAGCACGTTAAGAAgcttccctggcctctgcccacacCCATCAGATGCTAGTTTCACCCAATATCCAAATGTCCCTTGGCATGTTGGGGCAGGGGTAAGAACAGTCTGCACAACAAGGTGACCCTTCCTGGCCAGGGCAGCAGGACCCAGCCATCCAGACATCTACCACATCCCCCACACCACATGCCTCTGAGGTCTGCAGACCTCCCTGGCGCACCCATGACAGGTCAGGAGGTGCGTCCACCAAGGTCCAGAGTCCTGGAGGTTCATAAGCCACATTCCTCGTCTCCGCTGCACTGCTGGATGAATGAGCCCCAGATGGGGTCAGGACAGGGGTCCCCTGCTTGTCTGCTCCTCTCTGGGCAGGTCTCTGGGGTCTCTGGGCCCAGGGGTGTCCTGTCTGCTGTGTGTGGAGCGGGGGGAGCTCCGGCTCTGAAGTTCCTCTTCTGTGAACAGAGTCTCTTGCTCCTCCCCAGCTTCCCACGGGTCTCCCCACAGCCCTacctccctctgccttcccctctctTTTCACACAAGGACGCCCAGACACCCTCCAGCTCAGACATGCCGCCACTGCTGCTACCGCTGCTGTGGGCGGGTGAGTGGacggtggggcaggggtgggtggggcgggggcttGGCTGATCCTTGATTTCCCACAGGGTCCCTGGCTCTGGGTCCGAATTAGTGGCTGAAAGCACGGCGGTCTGTGTCGGTGCAGGAGGGCTTGTGTGTCTGCGTGCCCTGCTCCGTCTACTATCCCAGCGACTTCCACAATGGTTCTACCCTTGTTCACGACTTCTGGTTCCGGGAAGGGGCCAAAATGTTCGTGGATGCCCCTGTGGCCACAAACAAATTAGATCGTGAAGTTCAGGAAGAGACCCAGGGCCGATTCCACCTCCTCGGGGACCCCAGGGACAACAACTGCTCCCTGGAGATCAGAGACGCCAGGAAGAGTGACAGAGGTTCCTATTTTTTTCGTGTGGAAAGAGGAAGGATGAAATGGAGTTACGTGTCTCAACTGTTCTTCTTGAATGTGACAGGTAAGCAGTGGATCTAGGAGAGGCCACAGTGGGGGTCATGGGGGTCCCAGGTCAGGACTGATATGGGGGCCCCTCCTGGGAGGCTCTGAGGGTAAAGCAAGTGGGGGCTCAGAGGTAGGGGCTGGACTGAAGCCTGAAGCATCTCTTGGGGGGCCACACCTAAAAGCCTCCTCCAGATCCCCGGTCTGCCCCCTCCTCTCACCAGCCCTCACCCACCAGCCCCACGTCCGCAGCCCAGGGGCCCTTGAGCCCGGCCGTCAGGGGAACCTGACATGCTCTGTGCCCTGGGCCTGTGAGCGGGCCACGCCGCCCACCTTCTCCTGGATATCAGCTGcccccacttgactttacattccaggatgtctggctctaggtgagtgatcacaccatcgtgattatcttggtttgaagatcttttttgtacagttcttctgtgtattcttgccacctcttcttaatatcttctgcttctgttaggtccataccatttctgtcctttatcgagcccatcttttcatgaaatgtttccttggtatctctaattttcttgaagagatctctggtctttcccattctgttgttttcctctatttctttgcattgatcgctgaggaaggctttcttatctgtcctatCAATAGATAAAGGGATAAAAAAGATGATGGTCTacgtatataatggaatattactcaggcataaaatggaaagaaataatgccatttgcagcaacatggatggacccagagacgaTCACattgaagtaagtcaaagacaaacgTTAtataaatcacttatatgtggaaactaaaaaaaaaaaaaaaatgaatgtatttacaagacagaaacaggctcacagacatagaaaacaaatgtatggctaccaaaggggaaagaggatggggggagggataaattaggggtttgggaCTAATTTAGGAgtttggtgtctgactctgtgtgaccctatggacgatagcccaccaggtttccgtgttcatgggattctccaggcaagaatactggagtgggttgccatgccctcctccaggggatctttcagacccagggatggaagacaggtctcttgcattgcaggtagtctctttactgactgagccaccagggaagcctcatatacatactgctatatataaaagagataatcaATGAGGACTTCATGTATAGCAGAAGGAATTCTACtaagtattctgtaataacctatatggaaaaaaaaatctgaacaagaatggatatatgtatgtgtataactaaaTCTtgttgctgtacaactgaaactaacgcagtcttataagtcaactatattctaatacaaaataaaaactgtattgaattgaaaaataaatcctTTGGATAATAAAAAATATCCTATTATCCTATTGTCCCTCTATCtatattaaattgaaaaataaaagaagttttgTCTGCACTGACTCACAGAACATGTGTTTGCCCTTTTTGTTTTATGTGAAGCAAGATGCTATACAGtcttattttgaaaatgcaaTTGAAAGTTTGTGAATCAGCAtagaagtttttttctttaaaaaattccatgtCATAATTCCAGAAAACCCCCAGAATGCTGCCAGGACACTAATTCTAGAAAACCCCAGAATGCTGCCAGGACACATGGCAGTCTCACCAGTGACAAAGCTCTAGACCTGGCAGTGCTGTGTGTTGGGGGAGAAAGTGAGGACCCCGGGCAGGGGGCATCTATCCCGCCGGGACCAGGTGAGTCATATCCCTTCTGGTCTCCAGGTTACCACCCAGAGACGCTCACCGATGGGGGGATGCCTGAATGGGTGGCTGGCTGCTGCCTTCACTCCACCCAGGAGCCCCTTCTTGTCTTCTGCTCCAGACACTCCCACAGACCGTAAAGAGCCCTGCATCTCGCAGGAATGACCACCCGAGGGTCTCCGTGAGGCTGTGACTCTCCAGGTCAAGAGTGGAGTTGAGCAGCGCCCTGGTGTAGACAGTGGAGCTCGGATGGGAGAACCTTAGGAGGCCGCCTGAGTCCCAGCCCTCGGTGTCCTCAGAGGTCCGAGCTCTGGTGCTGGAGGGACGAGCCCCAGATGGGGGTCAGGATGGGGGTCCCCTGCTTGTCTGCTCCTCTCTGGGCAGGTCTCCGGGTTCTCTGGGCCCAGGGGTGTCCTGTCTGCTGTGTGTGGAGGGGGAGGAGCTCCGGCTCTGAAGTTCCTCTTCTGTGAACAGAGTTTCTTGCTCCTCCCCAGCTTCCCTTGGGTCTCCCCGCAGCCctacctccctctcccttcccttctcttttcacACACAGGACGGCCAGACACCCTCCGGCTCAGacatgctgccgctgctgctgccactgctgtggGCAGGTGAGTGGACCGCGGGGCGGGGGTCGGCGGGGCTGGGGCTCGGCTGATCCTCGGTTCCCTGCAGGGTCCCTGGCTCAGGATCCGAGCTACAGGCTGAAAGCACCGCGGTCCGTGTTGGTGCAGGAGGGCCTGTGTGTCCGCGTGCCCTGCTCCTTCTCCTATGCCCAGAAAGATTGGAAAGACTCTGACCCAGCTCACGGCTACTGGTTCCGGGAAGGGGCCGAAATATCCGTGGATGCCCCCGTGGCCACAAACAAATTAGATCGTGAAGTTCAGAAGGAGACCCAGGGCCGATTCCACCTCCTCGGGGACCCCAGGGACAACAACTGCTCCCTGGAGATCAGAGACGCCAGGAAGAGTGACAGAGGTTCCTACTTTTTTCGTGTGGAAAGAGGAAGGATGAAATGGAGTTACATGTCTGAACAGCTCTTCTTGAATGTGACAGGTAAGCAGTGGATCTAGGAGAGGCCACAGTGGGGGTCATGGGGGTCCCAggtcagggctggggtgggggcccctCCTGGGAGGCGCTGAGGGTAAAGCAGGTGGGGGCTCAGAGGTAGGGGCTGGACTGAAGCCTGAAGCTTCTCTGGGGGAGGGGCACACCTCAAAGCCTCCTCCCGATCCCCCTTCTCCCCCCTGCTCTCACCAGCCCTCACCCACCAGCCCCACGTCCGCAGCCCGGGGGCCCTGGAGCCCGGCCGCCCCGGGAACCTGACCTGTTCTGTGCCCTGGGCCTGTGAGCGGGCCACGCCGCCCATCTTCTCCTGGACATCAGCTGCCCCCAGCTCCCTGGGCCCCAGGACCCCCTTCTCGTCGGTGCTCACCCTCACCCCACGGCCCCAGGACCACggcaccaggctcacctgtcagGTGAAGCTCCCCACAAGTGGGGCGATGGTGGAGCGGACCATCCTGCTCAATGTCACCTGTGAGTGAGGGGTGAGGACGccggggggtggggtagggggggtGCTGAGGGTATGCGGGCAGGGGGGCCAGGCTGGGGATGTGAGGTGCTCTTGTCCTGGAGGCCCTGCTGAGGAGGGGGCTAGAGGGACATAAGGACTGTCCCTCCTGGATTTTTGTGGCTTCTGggtttgtgtgtggggggaggggatgtCTACACTTGTCTCTCTCTATCCATCcccaaccccccctcccaccccccaccccccccaccccccaccccccaccccccactgagGAGGGAAATGCTCTCTTCCTGTCCTAGGTGCTTCACAGAACCCAAGCAATATCTGCGCAGGGGATGGCACAGGTAGGaaggagccccctccccctccccgtgGGGCATTGACTGGAGTGGGGTCTCTGCCAGCTTGGCTCAGAGCTGTACTTTCAAATGATGTACCCACATTCAAATCATGGGGCTTGAGCAGGGTCCTGCATTGAGACAGAAGCCCCCATTAGGTCTCATCCCCAATATCCTCCAATTCTGGTCTTGCCAAGTGACCCAcatcctcctccctgcccattcTAAACATGCTCTTTGCCCTTCACCAATCACTGAAGTCCtcagctggctttttttttttttttttttttttacagctggcattttttaaaattagactttattttgaggaaCAGATTGAGACTAAACATGCTCTTTATCCTTCACCAATCACTGAAGTCCTCcgcgggcttttttttttttatgaattagactttattttgaggaaCACATTGAGGTTCGCAGTAGAACTGATCAGAAGATAAAGAGACTTCCCCTGCCCTTCCTgcactttattacacacacacagcctctccCTCACCAACATCCCCCTGCTCCTAGGGTACATGTTGCAGTGAACTTCCACTGACACATCCTTTTCAACCAAAGTCCATGATTGATGTTAGAGTTCACTCTTAGCATTGCATGTttcgtgtgtgcatgtgtgctcagtcacatctagcactttgccaccccctggactgtagctgccCAGGCCCTTCTggccatagaattttccaggcgaggatactggagtgggttgccatttcctactccaggggctcttcctgatccagggatggaacctgcgtctgttctgtcttctgcatgggtaggcggattctttaccattgtaccaCCTGGGGTACTTTTCTTGGGTTTGGACAAAGATGtgatgacatgtatccaccattagaGTGTCCCTCAGAGTGGTTTCATTGCCCCCCAGTGTCACTTGGGGCCATGTTTTGACAGtcagcaccacccccaccccagccctcacgCTGACCCCTCTCTGGAGCCCAGCGCTCCCCTCGTTGCTCTAGTCCCATGGGTCATGACAACCGGACAGTGAGCCCCATCAGCAGTCTCTCAGCAGTGCCCATCCAATCATTGACAAGTAATGTCCAGATGTACCTCATCTTGAGTGTTGGGGTCCCAGGAGGCTTGGCCAGGCAGGGCCAGGAGCACTGTCTGGATCTGATATGAAGGTCTGAGAAGGTTCCTTCTTCCACTTACTTCTGGAGGCTCAAAACACCACCGTGAACTCTGAGTGACAGCGTCAACAGAGGCCGAGAGAGCAGATTTAGACACCCTctctggaaggaaggaggggccAGGCCTTTCAGCATCCCCCAAAGACtcgctgtctgtctgtctgtctggaatGTCCACGGGGCTCAGAGCCTCATGGCTCTGCTGTGGCCTGGTCTGGGGTCTGTTACATTGAGACCCTGGATGGAGAAGTAGCTGACTCCAAGGAGAGCTGAAGTTTGTTGGAAGAGTGTGGGCTGGAGAGGCAGTGCCGCTTAGACTGTGCCCTTCTGAAAAAGGCTGAGGTTCTGAGAGGGGAGGGGGAACCGAGCAGCTGGACCCTGCATGTGAGGGGCGGGATACCCCTCTCCATGCTGAGGAGAGGAGTCAAGGTTGGAATTCTCTCCAAGTGTCTCTCTCATCTGCAGGGGAATCAGGGACAGGGGCAGGAGTGACTGAGGGGGCCATCGCGGGAGCTGGCGTCACCATGCTGCTTGTTCTCTGCTTCGGCCTCATCTTCTTTGTGTGAGCTGGGCTGGGTGTGGGCCggtggaggagaagaggggctTGGAGGGATTTTGAGGACCCAGAGCAAGGGTGGGGATGTACAGGTAATGAGAATCCAGCTAGTAGCCACCTAGCCAGGCATGACAGTGCTCCCAGCCCTGATCCTAGAGATTCAGGACCCTCCTGGACTTACTCtacccttttaaaatttttattggagtataattggtttatagtgttgtgttaatttcaggtatacatcaaagtgaatccaTTATGCATATacctatatccactcttttttatatccttttcccatataagtcattacagagtattgagtagagttccctgtgctgtacagtaggttcttattactTATCTCTTTTATGCTTTGTGCTCGTGCTCAGTCTCTATGTCATATCCGACTCCTTGGgtccccaaggactgtagcccaccaggctcttctgtccatgggattctccaggcaagaacactggagcgggttaccatttccttctccagggaatcttcccaacccaaggatcgaagctgcatctcctgcattggcaggcagattctttaccactgagccaccagggaagcccattttatgcatagtagtgtgtatattggagaaggcaatggcaccccactccagtactcttgcctggaaaaacccatggacagaggagcctggtaggctgcagtccacggggtcacgaagagtcggacacgactgagcgacttcacttttactcttcactttcatgcattggaggaggaaatggcaacccactccagtgttcttgcctggagaatcccagggacgggggagcctggtgggctgccgtctatggggtctcacagagtcagacacgactgaagtgagttagcagcagcagcagcagcagtgtgtatatttgcctagaaaatcccatggatggaggagcctggtagggtgcagtccatggggtcgctaagagtcagacacactgagcgacttcactttcacttttcactttcatgcattggagaaggaaatggcaacccactccagtgttcttgcctggagaatcccaaggatggaggagcctggtgggctgctgtctatggggtcacacagagtcggacacgactgaagtgacttagcagtagcagcagcagtgtgtatatgtcaatcccaatctcacaACCTATCCCTCCCCTTGTTTTCTGCCCTGGTAGCCATTGgtttgctttctacatctgtgactttatttctgttttgtgaataagtccatttgtaccatttttttttttttttttagatttcacatttaagtgatatcatatgatatttgtctttctctgtctgacttcaggcttccctagtggctcagatggtaaataatctgcctacaatgcagaagacctggatttgatccttgggtcagggaaatccactggagaaggaaatggcaacccactccaatattcttttctggagaattccatggacagaggaacccagtgatTTACAATCCAAGGGgctgcaaaaagttagacatgagtgagcaaccgataattgtctgacttacttcacttagtgtgataatctctaggtccatccatgttgctgcaaaatggcatttcattcttttttaaggccagtaatattccagtgtagggcttcccaggtggtactagtggtaaagaacccactttccaatgcagaagacataagatacatggattcaatccctgggtcaggaaga from Bubalus bubalis isolate 160015118507 breed Murrah chromosome 18, NDDB_SH_1, whole genome shotgun sequence harbors:
- the LOC112580408 gene encoding LOW QUALITY PROTEIN: myeloid cell surface antigen CD33-like (The sequence of the model RefSeq protein was modified relative to this genomic sequence to represent the inferred CDS: substituted 1 base at 1 genomic stop codon), giving the protein MPPLLLPLLWAGSLALGPNXWLKARRSVSVQEGLCVCVPCSVYYPSDFHNGSTLVHDFWFREGAKMFVDAPVATNKLDREVQEETQGRFHLLGDPRDNNCSLEIRDARKSDRGSYFFRVERGRMKWSYVSQLFFLNVTALTHQPHVRSPGALEPGRQGNLTCSVPWACERATPPTFSWISAAPT
- the LOC102396071 gene encoding myeloid cell surface antigen CD33; the encoded protein is MLPLLLPLLWAGSLAQDPSYRLKAPRSVLVQEGLCVRVPCSFSYAQKDWKDSDPAHGYWFREGAEISVDAPVATNKLDREVQKETQGRFHLLGDPRDNNCSLEIRDARKSDRGSYFFRVERGRMKWSYMSEQLFLNVTALTHQPHVRSPGALEPGRPGNLTCSVPWACERATPPIFSWTSAAPSSLGPRTPFSSVLTLTPRPQDHGTRLTCQVKLPTSGAMVERTILLNVTCASQNPSNICAGDGTGESGTGAGVTEGAIAGAGVTMLLVLCFGLIFFVVKIYRKKVAKTTVDMEDIYSATEPASLDHQQESKSEESSDPTSYAGATPSLELEQELHYSSIIFRGEKPRESPHSEYAEIRIK